The Aedes aegypti strain LVP_AGWG chromosome 3, AaegL5.0 Primary Assembly, whole genome shotgun sequence genome contains a region encoding:
- the LOC5566731 gene encoding glycerophosphodiester phosphodiesterase 1, whose translation MYFSTILKALKMIYQLFWFLTTCLTFLFNALWLCCNFASIGIPWLMLLFFLVCIASKFVKLRCPASEIVQSMLHRSEKGVGSEVLYWPIVSRGGAFDAPENSLAAINHCLSQKCYNILLDLNITSDGHLVVLNRTTLEKANINEPINKLKLSDLEYFNIAEHHPLGQHFQSEKIITFERLLKLLETNELTVFLLASHTSAKLIELVREAIGNNSFFIKRIVFCCSSPISIYQLRQHCPDLVCGLWMEKSCLSRTQQYLNTSTILMSVYGAIFRNIISPVIGISLVFIHKDEFNAQISSLWHNVGVRPIVYTINSPNEKRYFQQVTKTQYLTDSLRSEPQVIFRGKRK comes from the exons ATGTATTTTTCGACAATCCTGAAAGCTTTGAAAATGATTTATCAGCTATTTTGGTTCCTTACGACATGTCTCACATTTCTGTTCAATGCACTCTGGCTTTGCTGCAATTTTGCCTCGATCGGAATCCCCTGGCTCATGCTGCTGTTTTTCCTAGTTTGCATAGCTTCGAAATTTGTAAAGCTCAGATGTCCTGCCAGCGAAATTGTACAATCCATGCTGCATCGGAGTGAAAAAGGTGTAGGATCGGAAGTGCTGTACTGGCCAATAGTTAGCAGGGGTGGGGCTTTCGATGCACCGGAGAACTCTCTCGCAGCCATAAATCAT tGTCTGTCCCAAAAATGCTACAATATATTGCTAGATCTGAACATCACTAGCGATGGGCATCTGGTTGTGCTGAATCGAACAACCTTGGAGAAAGCCAACATAAATGAACCGATTAATAAGCTGAAGCTTAGTGATTTGGAATATTTCAATATTGCAGAACATCATCCACTAGG GCAACATTTTCAATCCGAAAAAATAATCACGTTTGAAAGATTACTCAAACTGTTGGAAACCAACGAGCTGACTGTATTTTTGCTAGCATCACATACCAGTGCCAAACTGATTGAACTTGTGCGGGAGGCAATTGGAAACAATTCTTTCTTCATCAAACGCATCGTATTCTGCTGCTCATCGCCGATCTCGATTTATCAG CTGCGTCAACACTGTCCAGATCTTGTTTGCGGATTATGGATGGAAAAGTCATGTCTCTCGCGCACTCAGCAATATCTTAACACATCTACGATTTTGATGTCAGTCTACGGTGCAATCTTTCGTAACATAATATCCCCGGTAATCGGAATCAGCTTGGTATTCATTCACAAGGACGAGTTCAATGC gcaaatttcaagcttATGGCACAATGTAGGCGTCCGACCGATAGTATACACGATCAACTCGCCGAACGAAAAGCGATACTTTCAGCAAGTAACGAAAACCCAATATCTAACGGATTCTCTACGATCGGAGCCGCAGGTGATCTTTCGAGGGAAACGTaagtaa